The Medicago truncatula cultivar Jemalong A17 chromosome 4, MtrunA17r5.0-ANR, whole genome shotgun sequence genome includes a region encoding these proteins:
- the LOC11424014 gene encoding F-box/LRR-repeat protein 2, which translates to MDSASPLLNLPNGCWDCICKLLTDTNNEGFEDYNHVLKSLSVISKKFLSITSSLRFSLTISKNASLSFFCRDFQRFTNLTSLDFTLYNGCLNTVLCHLSRFSLNLTSLNLSNKPTIPANGLRVLSRNITTLTSLTCSNIESINSTDIFLIADCFPFLEELDLSNPKEFNNLSIFFDGVEALSLALFKLRKVNLSNHNYINDKLLFHLLKNCKHLEEVIMFKCSQLTKAGIASALWERPTLRSLSFTDYFDQDCAKLYAFIRNFPSLSEIKVEFKCMSVESLENASCLVDFGVRPQLKSLSLIYNCWLSNENLEMLSSLFPNLQLLDLSHCYDISEEGICQVLKRCCEIRDLNLAYCPRVGLSGMNFEISKLEVLNLSHTRVDDKTLYAISKSCCGLLQLLLENCRNVTGKGVMDVVKNCTQLTEVNLRRCYNVHPDVVDSMIFSRPSLRKIIVPPWYNKKRNLVLPSTLELL; encoded by the coding sequence ATGGATTCTGCATCACCTTTGTTAAATTTACCGAATGGTTGCTGGGACTGTATCTGCAAACTCCTCACCGACACCAACAACGAAGGCTTCGAAGACTACAACCATGTCTTGAAATCTCTCTCGGTCATCTCAAAAAAGTTTCTCTCCATCACCAGCAGTCTCCGGTTCTCTCTCACTATCTCGAAAAATGCCTCACTCTCTTTCTTTTGTCGCGATTTTCAAAGGTTTACTAATCTCACCTCCCTCGACTTCACTTTGTACAATGGTTGCCTCAACACTGTCCTCTGCCATCTCTCTCGTTTTTCGTTGAACCTCACATCACTCAATCTCTCTAACAAACCCACCATTCCTGCAAATGGATTGCGAGTTCTCTCCCGAAATATTACAACTTTGACCTCACTCACATGTTCCAACATTGAATCTATCAATAGCACTGACATCTTCCTCATCGCCGATTGTTTTCCTTTCCTAGAAGAACTCGATCTCAGTAACCCTAAAGAGTTCAACAATCTCAGTATCTTCTTTGATGGAGTTGAGGCTCTTTCATTGGCACTTTTCAAACTTCGCAAGGTTAATCTATCTAATCATAACTATATCAACGACAAATTGCTTTTTCACTTGTTAAAGAATTGTAAGCATCTCGAAGAGGTTATCATGTTTAAGTGTTCTCAGTTAACCAAAGCAGGCATTGCTTCTGCCCTATGGGAGAGACCAACGTTGAGGTCTTTATCCTTTACCGATTATTTCGATCAAGACTGTGCAAAGTTGTATGCATTCATTAGGAATTTCCCTTCACTTAGTGAGATCAAAGTGGAATTCAAATGTATGAGCGTAGAGAGTTTAGAGAATGCTAgctgtttggttgattttggtGTAAGACCTCAACTGAAGTCTCTCAGTTTGATTTACAATTGTTGGTTAAGTAATGAAAACCTCGAAATGTTATCTTCCTTATTCCCCAATTTGCAGTTGCTTGATTTGAGTCATTGCTATGACATATCTGAAGAAGGTATTTGTCAAGTTTTGAAGAGATGTTGTGAGATTAGGGATTTGAACTTAGCCTACTGTCCAAGAGTTGGGCTCTCCGGAATGAACTTTGAAATTTCCAAACTGGAGGTGTTGAACTTGTCACATACAAGAGTTGATGATAAAACACTTTATGCAATTTCAAAGAGTTGTTGTGGGCTTTTGCAGTTGTTACTGGAAAATTGTCGTAACGTCACAGGGAAGGGAGTGATGGATGTGGTAAAAAACTGCACGCAACTGACAGAAGTCAATCTGAGGCGCTGCTATAATGTGCATCCTGATGTTGTTGACTCGATGATATTTTCAAGGCCATCGCTGAGAAAGATAATTGTCCCACCTTGGTATAACAAAAAGAGGAACCTCGTCTTGCCATCTACTCTGGAACTGCTATGA
- the LOC11418939 gene encoding uncharacterized protein: MSEWSPENAKKAYLQALKMAKRDKEPDVAEFISAIAAGKNAQLMVVASANVASSTTLALAAASQQTHGRVIYISSGQNELQASKEALGVHKDSVEFVVGDAKTLLLNDYKGADFVLVDCDMNNAREVFLAAFKGANKDGALVVGYNVRHRALRWRQFRATYLPIGEGLLVTKIDLNVKKDYDMVVQRNKSNWIVQVDNCTGEEHIFRVTSPNKKIHVEV; encoded by the exons ATGTCTGAATGGTCACCTGAAAATGCCAAGAAGGCTTATCTTCAAGCTCTCAAAATG GCCAAAAGGGACAAAGAACCCGATGTAGCCGAATTCATATCAGCTATTGCAGCAGGAAAAAATGCACAACTCATGGTGGTAGCAAGTGCTAACGTGGCTAGTTCTACCACGCTAGCACTAGCTGCGGCCTCTCAACAAACACACGGCCGTGTGATATACATTTCATCTGGACAAAATGAATTACAAGCATCCAAAGAAGCTTTAGGAGTTCATAAAGATAGTGTTGAGTTTGTTGTAGGAGATGCTAAAACCCTTCTCTTAAATGACTACAAAGGAGCTGATTTTGTTCTTGTAGATTGTGACATGAATAATGCAAGAGAAGTTTTTCTAGCAGCATTTAAAGGTGCCAATAAAGATGGAGCACTTGTGGTTGGTTATAATGTTAGGCATAGGGCATTGAGATGGAGACAATTTAGGGCAACATATTTACCTATAGGAGAAGGGTTGCTTGTGACCAAAATTGATCTTAATGtgaagaaagattatgataTGGTTGTCCAAAGGAATAAGAGTAATTGGATTGTTCAAGTAGATAATTGCACCGGAGAGGAACATATTTTTAGGGTCACCTCTcctaataagaaaatacatgtCGAGGTTTAA
- the LOC25480924 gene encoding F-box/kelch-repeat protein At1g26930, protein MFTQVSVWAYVCLMSNSYKEENQLNFEADHLMDLPSNNHQLDVEEKQCMSKELEKQVVDPKEEEKSKNEEEDMQNDVIFPVHSIDNGNGKRYDIMVSDSNLLSEHLGRDISIHCLLRLSRSDYGSIAAINKSFRSLIRSGELYKLRRKAGIVEHWVYFSSEALKWEAFDPNRNRWIHLPKMTCDACFSLADRESLAVGTELLVFGKELMDPIIHKYSLLTNMWSVGNMMNTPRCLFGSASLGEIAILAGGCDPCGNILSSAELYNADTGNWKTLPNMNKARKMCSSVFMDGKFYVLGGIAADKKTQLTCGEEFDMKTKKWREIPNMFPVRTGVFETPPSFGSPPLIAVVKNVLYAADYGQQKVKKYDKDNNSWVIIGSFPEQATSMNGWGLAFRACGDHLLFLGGPVIHGAIMMEINAWIPNEGEPQWNRLAGNQSGGFVHNCTVMGC, encoded by the coding sequence ATGTTTACTCAGGTTTCTGTGTGGGCTTATGTGTGTTTGATGTCAAACTCATATAAGGAAGAGAACCAGTTGAATTTTGAGGCTGATCACTTGATGGATCTTCCAAGCAATAATCATCAGCTGGATGTAGAAGAAAAGCAGTGTATGTCAAAAGAGTTAGAAAAGCAAGTAGTTGATCCAAAGGAAGAGGAAAAGTCgaagaatgaagaagaggaTATGCAAAATGATGTCATTTTTCCTGTCCATTCCATAGACAACGGGAATGGAAAAAGGTATGACATTATGGTTTCTGACTCAAATTTGCTTAGTGAGCATCTCGGTCGAGATATATCAATCCATTGTCTTCTTCGGTTGTCAAGATCTGATTATGGTTCAATTGCTGCAATAAACAAGAGCTTTAGATCTCTAATTAGATCAGGAGAACTATATAAGTTACGGAGAAAAGCGGGCATAGTAGAACATTGGGTGTACTTCTCTTCTGAAGCCCTTAAATGGGAGGCTTTTGATCCAAATCGTAATCGATGGATACATTTGCCAAAAATGACTTGTGATGCATGTTTTTCGCTGGCAGATAGGGAATCGTTGGCTGTTGGTACTGAGCTTCTAGTCTTTGGAAAGGAATTAATGGATCCTATCATTCATAAGTATAGCCTTCTGACAAATATGTGGTCAGTTGGAAATATGATGAATACTCCGAGATGCTTGTTTGGTTCGGCTAGTCTTGGAGAAATTGCAATACTAGCCGGTGGTTGTGATCCATGTGGCAACATATTGAGCTCTGCTGAGCTCTATAACGCAGACACTGGAAATTGGAAGACCCTTCCAAACATGAATAAAGCAAGAAAAATGTGTTCAAGTGTATTCAtggatggaaaattttatgtccTTGGTGGGATAGCAGCTGACAAAAAAACACAGCTTACATGTGGGGAGGAGTTTGATATGAAGACAAAAAAATGGCGTGAAATACCTAACATGTTCCCCGTACGAACTGGAGTGTTTGAGACACCACCTTCTTTTGGGTCACCTCCTTTGATTGCAGTTGTAAAAAATGTATTGTATGCTGCAGATTATGGACAACAAAAAGTAAAGAAGTATGATAAAGACAACAACTCTTGGGTCATCATTGGAAGCTTTCCCGAGCAAGCTACTTCGATGAATGGTTGGGGATTAGCCTTTCGAGCATGCGGAGATCATCTATTATTTCTTGGAGGTCCTGTTATTCATGGTGCAATAATGATGGAAATCAATGCTTGGATCCCAAATGAAGGAGAGCCACAATGGAATCGGCTTGCAGGAAATCAATCAGGGGGTTTTGTGCATAATTGTACTGTGATGGGATGTTGA
- the LOC112418000 gene encoding uncharacterized protein gives MVQEGGTYQLENAIVDFNESPYKVTSHKHKLSMMHNSTFTKVHSPAIPMNVFEFKPFNEILSSTAEEVSTDVIDHVIERGDIRETEKDGRKSRVIDLTLEDLENNRLHCSLWGEHADKIVSFFDNHDNDTPTILILQFCKTRMYLDAMGVANAFNGTKLILNGDLPDVAAT, from the exons ATGGTTCAAGAAGGAGGTACATATCAGCTTGAAAATGCAATTGTAGATTTTAATGAAAGTCCTTATAAGGTAACTTCACACAAACATAAGCTTAGTATGATGCACAATTCAACTTTTACCAAAGTACACTCGCCTGCTATCCCTATGAACGTTTTTGAGTTCAAGCCATTCAATGAAATTCTCTCTTCAACTGCCGAGGAAGTATCTACGG ATGTTATTGATCATGTAATTGAAAGAGGTGATATAAGGGAAACTGAAAAGGACGGAAGGAAAAGCAGGGTTATTGATCTCACTTTAGAAGATCTTGA aAACAACCGCTTGCATTGCTCTCTTTGGGGTGAACATGCTGACAAAATTGTGAGCTTTTTTGACAACCATGACAACGACACACCTACTATATTGATATTGCAGTTTTGCAAGACACGCATGTATTTAG atgctATGGGAGTTGCTAATGCCTTTAATGGGACTAAGCTGATACTTAATGGCGATTTGCCTGATGTCGCTGCGACATGA